The Cellulosimicrobium cellulans genome contains the following window.
CCCTGCGCGAGCGGGGCTACGCCCGCGCGCTCGACTGGGCCGACGACGCGCTGGCGGCGCGCGACGTCGCGGGCGAGGGCGTGTCGCAGCTCCCCGCCGGGACGGTCGTCGAAGGCGTGACGTTCTCGAGCGCGAGCCTGACGTCGGCCGCGTCGTACAACGGGCTGCCCGTGCACCAGCAGGGGGTGTGGCTGGAGGGGGCGGCGCAGCTCGCGTCGGCGCTCGCGGACCGCGGGGCACGCGGGCGCGGTGGCCGCGACGACCGGCGGCGGGGTCGCCGCGGCTGCGAGCGGGACGACGACCGGGTCCGCGCCGAGGGCCTGCTGCGCGAGGTGCAGGGCGTGCAGGAGGGCGTCGGGGCCGGTCAGACGATCGGCGGCGCCGCGCTGCCGGAGCGCGGGGGCGTCGTCGCCGCGTCGAGCCTGCTCGACTCGGGCTTCGGGTTCGGGTACTTCCAGGTGCAGCACGTCGGGGCGACGTCCTGGTACCTCCTGGCGGCCGCGCGGGCGAACCCGCTGCAGCCGGGCCGGCTCGGCTGACCCGCGTCCGGGTCGTCCGGTGTCAGGTGGTGAGGGCGGGGCCCGTCGTCGTCCCCACCACCAGCTCGACGTCGAGCTCGACGGTCGTCGGGGCCTCGCCTGCGAGCTGGCGGATGACGGCGAGGCCCAGCTCGGAGCCCTTGCGGGCGAGCGGCTGGTGGACGCTCGTGAGGACGTCCGGCGCGAGCCACGGGAGGTCGAGCCCGTCGAACCCGGCGACCGAGACGTCGTCGGGCACACGCAGGCCGAGCTCGCGCGCGGCGAGCAGCGCGCCCGCGGCGAGCAGGTCGGAGTGGGCGATCACCGCCGTGGGCCGGGTCGACGGGTCGGTGGGCACGGTCGTCCCGTCCGCGGCGGTGCGGCCGAGCAGCGCTAGCGTCGCGGAGCGGCCGTGCTCGACGAGCGACGCCTCGGTCTCCCAGCTCGCGACGGGCTCGACGACGTCGCGCACGCCCGCGAGCCGGTTGGCCGTCGGCGTGCGGTCCACCTGGGCGAGGCGCTCGGCGTCGATCGGCCCGCTCCGGTCGGAGCTGTCGAGGGGGAGTGAGACCTCCGCGACGCGCGTGTGGCCGAGGTCGACGAGGTGGCGCACGGCGTCGGCGGTCCCGACCCGGTCGCGGATGGCGACGAGCGGGGTGCCCTCGACAGGGCGTCCCTCGCCGATGACCACCGGCACGCCGCGGCGCTGCAGCGCGGCGAGCGTCGCGTCGTCGGACCCCACGCCCCACACGAGGACGGCGACGTCCATGGCCGCGCTCTCGACGAGCGGGTCGACGGCGCGGGCCGGGTCGTCGGACGGGATGCCGGGGATGAGGAGCACGCCGAGGCCGTTCTCGCCGAGGGTCGAGACGAGGCCGTCGAGCACCTGCACGGCGACGGGGTCGCGGAACGCGCGCCGGAGCTGGTCGCCGACGACGACGCCGACGACGCCCGAGCGGCCCGACCGGAGCTGGCGGCCGAGCGGGTTGGGGCCTGTGTACCCGAGCTCCTTCGCGGCGTCGAGCACGCGCGCCCGCGTCTCCGGGGTGATCGGTCCCGCGCCGGAGAAGGCGAGCGACGCCGTCGAGACGGAGACGCCGGCTCGCTCGGCGACCTTCGCGAGCGTGGGGCGGTGGGCCGTCGGTCCGGCCGTGGTCTCCCGGTTCCCGGGGGTGTCGCTCATCACGCTCCCTGCCTCCCGCGCGCGCGGGATTCTCGATTGACGCGCGGCCAGCGTACCCGCACACTGGTGACCATGCCTCGAATCGATTCGAAGCGCACCCTCGTCCGTCGGATCGAATCGATTCGAGGAGGTGCTGCGCAGTCACCGACCGACCTCCTGTCCGACCCCCGCGCCCTGACCCGGGCGCGCTGGGTCCTGCTGGGCGTGTTCGCGCTCAACGGCGTCATGATGTCGAGCTGGCTCGCGCGCATCCCCTCGGTGCGCGACGCGCTCGGGCTCACCCCCGCCGACCTCGGCGTCGTGCTGCTCGCGGGCGCCGTCGGTGCCCTCGCGACGGTCACCGCCGCCGGTCCCTTCGTCACGCGCTTCGGCGGGCGCGTCGCCTTCGCCGTCTCCGCGGTCCTGTTCGGCGTCGCGTTCCTGCTGCTCGGCCTCGGCCCCGCGACCGGCTCCGTCCCCCTGCTCGCCGCGGGCATCTTCGTCAACGGCATGGCCTTCTCGCTCGGCAACGTCCCGATGAACGTCGAGAGCGCAGGCATCGAACGGCGGGTCGGGCGCACGATCCTGCCCCAGTTCCACGCCGCGTTCTCCATCGGTGCCGTCATCGGCTCGCTCGTCGGCGCCGCGTGCGCCCACGCGCAGGTGCCGGTGCTCGTCCAGTTCGTCGCGACGGGCACGGTCGCCATGGTCTGGCGCCTCGCCGCGATCCCCGCGACGGTGCACGACACGCTCCCGACGCGCGCACCGGCGGACGCTCCTGCCCCGGTCGAGGCGCTCGGCGACGCGGTCGTCGACGTCGAGACGGCCGGGCTCCGCGCGCGCCTCGCCCGCCGCGGCGCCCGGCTCGGGGCGGCGCTCTCGGCCTGGCGCGAGCCGCGCACGCTGCTCATCGGCCTCGTCATCCTCTCCGCCGCGCTGTCCGAGGGGTCCGCCAACGACTGGCTCTCGCTCGCCGTCGTCGACGGGTTCGCCCAGACGGAGGCCGTCGGCGCCGTCGTGTTCGGCACGTTCGTCGCGGCCATGACGGTCATGCGCCTGGCAGGCACGCGCCTCATCGACCGCTTCGGCCGCGTCACCGTGCTCCGTGCCTCGGGCGTGGCGTCGATCGCCGGGCTGCTCCTCTTCGGGTTCGCGCCGACGCTCCCGCTCGCCGGGGTCGGCGTCGTGCTCTGGGGCTTCGGCGCGGCGCTCGCCGTGCCCGTCGGCATCGCCGCGGCGTCCGACGAGCCGCTGCGCGCCGCGAGCCGCGTGTCCGTCGTCTCCGCCTTCGCGTCGATGGCGTCGCTCGCCGCCCCGCCCCTGCTCGGGCTCGCCGCCGAGGCCATGGGCGCGCGCCACGCGCTCGTGCTCATCGTCGCCGCGATGGTCCTCAGCGTCCTCCTCGCGCGCCAGGTCACGCCCCTGCGCACCCCGGCCGCGCGCACCGCACGGACGTCCCGTCCCGGGACGGACACGGACGACGGCGTGCCGTCCGGGGTGGAGGATGGTCCCGAGGCCGACGCGGCGGTCGCCGCGGACGCCGCCGACCGGACGGGCGACCCCGACCGGGACGACGCGGCCGGCGCCGTCCCGGACGAGGCCGACGACGCACGCCGTCCCCGCTGGTCGCGCCGGCCCCGCGCGACGGCCCGCACCGGGTCGTCCACCGTCCACCGTGCCTCCGCACGCCGTCCCCGAACCCGCCCGTCGCACCGCCGCGAGGAGACCTCCGCATGACCACCGCCCGTCCCGACCGTCGCGTCGTCGCGCTCGCCACCTGGGCCGTGTTCGCGGTCTTCTTCCTCAACGGCTTCAACTTCGCGACCTGGGCGTCCCGCCTGCCCGCGGTCCGGGACTCGCTCGGCTTCACCGAGGCGCAGATGGGCCTCCTGCTGCTCTTCATGGCCGTCGGGTCGCTCCTCGCGCTGCCCCTCTCCGGCATGGTCGTCCAGCGGCTCGGCGCGTCGAAGGCCGTCACGCTGTTCGCCGTGACCAACGTCGTCGGCCTCGTCACGGCCGTCACGGGCGTGGCGACGGGGGAGGACGTCGTCGTGCGCGCCGGGCTCTTCCTCGCCGGCATCGGCACGGGCGTGTGGGACGCCGCGATGAACCTCGAGGGCGCCGCCGTCGAGCAGCGGCTCGGCAAGGCGATCATGCCCCGCTTCCACGCGGGCTTCTCGTTCGGCACCATGGCCGGCGCGGGCGTCGGCGCGCTCATGGCCGCGCTGCACGTCCCGGTCCAGGTGCACCTCACGGCCGCGGTCGTGCTGAGCCTCCTCGGCGTGCTGTGGTCCGTACGGTTCTTCCTGCCCGCCGGGCAGGTGGAGCACGTCGTCGACGCGGCCCAGGACGCTGCCGGGTCGGACCCCGCCGCCGCGGCCGGGAGCGGCGCACCCCTCACCGCGTCGGAGAACGCGCGCGGGGCGCTCAGCGCGTGGACCGAGCCCCGCACGCTCCTCATCGGGCTGGTGGTGCTCGCCGCCGCGCTCACGGAGGGCGCCGCGAACGACTGGGTCAGCCTCGCCGTCGTCGACGGCTTCGAGACGTCCGACGCGATGGGCGCCGTCGGCCTCGCCGTGTTCCTCACGGCCATGACCGGGATGCGCCTCCTCGGCACGGGCCTGCTCGACCGCTACGGCCGTGTCACCGTGCTCAGGCTCGGCGCGGCGCTCGCGCTCGTCGGCCTGCTCCTCTTCACGCTCTCGCCGAGCATCTGGCTCGCGCTGCTCGGCGTGGTCGCGTGGGGCATGGGCGCGGCGCTCGGCTTCCCCGTCGGGATGAGCGCGGCCTCCGACGACCCCGCGCGCGCCGCCGTGCGCGTGAGCGTCGTCGCGACCATCGGCTACTCCGCGTTCTTCATGGGCCCGCCGCTCATCGGCTTCCTCGCGGAGCACGTCGGCTACCGCGCCGCGCTCCTCGTGATCGCCGTCCCGGTCGTCGTCGGCCTCCTCGTCGTGGGCGCCACCCGCCCCCTCCCCACCGCCGCGGGCTCCGCGGGCCAGCAGGCCGCCCGGAGCGCCGAGGAGACCCGCGACCGCTGAGCCGCGCCCCCGTGCGAGGCAGGACCGCCGGGCAGGTGGTTCGGGCCGGTCCCGGGATTCTGACGAGCCGTGGTCGCCGGCTCGGCGTGCCGGGACCACCGGGTCGGCCAGCCGCCGGGCCGAGGCCGGCCGTGGGAACGGTGACGGCGGTGGGCCGGGGCGGGGGCGAACTACGCTGGGGCGGTGACGTGCGAACCCCTCACCCCCGTCGACCGTGACCTGCCCGAGATCGTCCGGACCGCGCCCGGGCTGCGGCCCGACGCCGTCGGCGCGCCCTCGTTGGCGGAGCTGACCACGCTGCGCGTGGGCGGTGCGGCGGACCAGTACGTCGAGGCGCACAGCGAGGCCGAGCTGCTGGAGACGGTGCGCGCCGCGGACGACGCGGGGGAGCCGCTCCTCGTGATCGGCGGCGGCTCGAACCTGCTCGTCGGCGACGAGGGGTTCGGCGGGGTCGTCGTGCGCGACCTGCGGCGCGGGATCACCGTGGACGCCGAGGACTCGTGCGGCGGCGCGAGCTTCCACGCCCCGGCGGGCCAGGACTGGGACGAGCTGGTCGCGCGCGCGGTCGCGGAGGAGTGGGTGGGCGTCGAGGCGCTCTCGGGCATCCCGGGCACGGTCGGTGCCGCGCCCGTCCAGAACATCGGCGCCTACGGCCAGGAGGTCGCGGGGGTGATCTCGACCGTGCGGGTGTGGGACCGCCGACGGTCGCGCGTGCGCACCCTGGCGCTGGGCGAGCTCGCGTTCGGGTACCGCACGTCGCTGCTGAAGCGCAGCATGCACGCCGCGGTGAGCGGTGACGGCGAGGCGGACGGCCCGTGGTACCCGTCGCCGCGCTACGTCGTGCTCGACGTCGGCTTCCAGTCCCGGCTCGGCTCGCTGTCCGCCCCGGTCGCCTACCCGGAGCTCGCCCGCACGCTCGGCGTGCAGGTCGGCGACCGGGCTCCGAGCGCGGACGTGCGCGACGCCGTCCTCGTGCTCCGGGCGCGCAAGGGCATGCTGCTCGACGGCGTCGGTCCGGACGTCGCGCCCGTGGCGGCGGGGGACGCCGCGCCGGGGGAGAAGGGCCCGGACCACGACCGCTGGAGCGCGGGGTCGTTCTTCACGAACCCCGTCGTCCCGGCGGAGCAGGCCGACCTGCTCCCGGCAGAGGCCCCGCGCTACCCGGTGCGCTCGGCGACGCCGTCCCGCACGACGGGCCCGAGCCTCGGCGAGATCGACCCGACGCTCGTCAAGACGTCGGCGGCGTGGCTCATCGAGCACGCGGGCTTCACCAAGGGCTTCGGTGTCCACGGCCCGTCGAGCCTCGCGCGGCTGTCGACGAAGCACACCCTGGCGCTCACCAACCGGGGCGGCGCGAGCGCGGAGGACCTGGTCGAGCTCGCGCGCGCGGTCCGCGACGGCGTGCTCGACGCGTTCGGCGTCGAGCTCGTCCCCGAGCCGGTCCTCGTCGGCGTCTCCCTCTGACCGACCCACCGGTTGTGGGCATGGAATGGGCCCGGTTCCAGCCTCGGAACCGGGCCCGTTCCATGCCCACAACCCGTGGGGTCAGTAGACGAGGACCGTGGTGCCCGGGTCGGCGTGCCAGGTGTCCCAGAGCCAGTTCATCGCCGAGTTCGCGACGCGCACGCACCCGTGCGACGCGGGCCACGGCGGGATCGAGCCCGAGCCGTGCACCGCGATGCCGCCGGTGAAGAACTTGGGGCGCCACATGTCGCCGAGCTCGAGGCTCGACGAGTGGTTGCCGTCGACCTGCCGCCCCACGTGGAACTCGCCGCGCGGCGTGCCCGCGCGGTAGGTGCGGCCCTTCGCCTCGTACGACTCCCCGTTGCCCGACGACGCGTTGACGACCGTGACGACCCGGCCGTCCTCGACGGCGAGGAGGAGCTGCCGGTCGAGGTCGATCTCGATGACCTTGCCCGACTCGCTGCGCGGCTGCGGCGTGACGCCCTGGTCGAGCGCGGCCTGCGTCGCGGGGCCCACGACGCCGTCGCGCGAGAGCCCGGCGGCCTTCTGCAGCGCCCACACGGCCTGCTGCGTGCCGCCGCCGAAGTCGCCGTCGGGCGCGCCGATGAAGTAGCCGAGGTCGGCGAGGCGCTGCTGCAGCGCGACGACGCGGTCGCCGGTCGCGCCGCGGGCCAGCTCGGCCGGCTCGACGGGTGCGGGCGGCGACTCGGGGGTCGGTTCCGGTGCGGGCGGGGGCGTGCTCGGCTCGGGGTCGGGGGTCTCGGTGGGCTCGGGCGTCGGCGTCGGCGTCGGCGTCTCCGTCGGCTCGGGCGTGGTCTCCGTCGGGCTCGGGCTCACCGGCCCCGTCGTCGCGGGCCCGTCCGCGGTGGCCGACGGCGTCCGTCCCGGCTCGAGGTCGGGCAGCCCGGCCTGGCAGCCCGCGAGCGCCAGCGCCGCGACCAGCGTGGAGACGACGGCGAGCGACGCCGCTCGTCCGCCGCGCCCGCGTCGTCCCGGTCCGCGCCCCGCGGCCGTGAGAGCGACGCACGCCGCGTCCCCCGCCGTCGTACGCGCCGCCGCGCCCGTCCGCGCGCCCGCGGAAGCTCCGTCCACCTGTTCCCCCTCACGTGTGCCGCGGCGTCCGCCGCGGAGCACCATCATGCGCCCGGTCGGTGCCTCGGACGTCCGTGCCGGGCGCCTGTCGACGGATCGTGACCCGGTCGTGACGCGGCGCTGCGTCGTTCAGTGCCCTGCTTCTCCCGGCTCGGGTGGCTCGTGCAGCAGCGCCCCGCGGACGACGTCGAGGATCGCGTCGTCGGACAGGCCGGCCTCGCGGCCGGCGCGGACGAGCTCGTGCGCGGCGTGGCGGGCGGCGACGTCGCTCGGGGAGACGCCGTCGGCCACGACGGTCCCGGCGCGGCGCCGCGTCGTGACGATGCCGGCCGCCTCGAGCTCGCGGTACGCGCGCGCCACGGTCCCGGGTGCGAGCCCGAGGTCCGTGGCGAGGGCGCGGATCGTGGGCAGCCGGTCGCCGACGCGCAGGCGTCCGGCGGCGACGTGCGCGACGACCTGCGACCGGATCTGCTCGTACGGCGCGAGGCCCGACCGCAGGTCGATCTCGACGCGCAGCTCAGCGGGCGGCACGGCCCGTCCCTGCCACCGCGGGCGCGCCCGCGCGGTCGTCCGCCCGCGCGTCCGGATCGGGTGCGGGCCGCACGACGACCGCGATCGTCGCCAGCGCGAGCCCGACCGCGACGACCACGAGGACGACCGCCCCTGGGTAGCCCGCCCGGGCCGCGGCGTTCGCTCCGACGCCGAGCATCCCGGCGGCGGTGAGCCCGAGCGCGAGCTGCGTGCCGCGCAGGACGCGGTGCGCGGACGCGCGGCGCAGGCCGACGTCCCACGTCTCCTCGACCTGTGCGACGGCGGGCCGTCGCGCGACGAGCCGCAGGACGCCCTCGGCGCCCGCGACGAGCAGCACGGCCGCGAGCGCGAGCCACGCACCGTAGAACGCGCCGGGGTAGGGGCTCGCGGTCGAGGTCGTGTCGCCCAGGACGCGGGTCACCGACCGCCCGTCGTCGCCGGCCGTGAGCGCCCCGACGGCCGCGAGCACCAGGACGAGCGCTCCGAGCGACCAGGAGAGGCGACGCAGGCCGCGCGGCGCGACGTCGGTGACGGTCCGGGGCCGCAACGTGGCCGCGCGGACCGAGGTCCGCTGGCGCGGCCAGGTACGTTCCCCGACGGCGTGCGCGCCGAGGAACGCCAGCCCGACGACCGCGGGGGAGAGGCCCACGAGCACGCCCTCGGCGAGGCCCCCGACGGAGGTCGCGGCGGCCTGGGTGACGACCGCGCCGGCGAGGAGCGCAGCCGTCATCGCAGCGACGCTCACGGTCGTCGCGTGCCGCCGGGCGGCGCGGCGCACCGGGTCCTCCGTGGCGAGCCCGCGGAGCGACGGCTCGGGCGTGCGCGTCGCGGCCCGCACGGCGAGCACCACCGCGACGCCGAGCGCCACCACGAGGGCGAGGACGGCGCCGGTCCACGCGAGGTCGTACGTCGCGGGGAGGAAGAGGTCGACGCCCTGCGGCTCGTCCGACGTTTGTATCAACACATCAGTACATTGACACGCGGTCCTCGGCCCCGTCAAGACCCCGCTCCCCGAACCGCCCGCCGGGATGAGAGCTCTCTCATACCGGTCTCACCCGAGGCCCACGCGAGCGAGGTTGCCTGGCACCATGACGCTCGCCCCACCCGTGCCCGACCAGCGTGCCTGGCTCGACCTGCTCACCGCCCCCGAGGCGGGGGAGCTGCTCGCCGTGGCGCTGGGTGCCGACGGCGCGAGCCTCGACACGTGGCGCGTCCACCAGGTGCACGCGCGCCCGGGCGCGGAGGTCACGGTCGGCTACGACGTCGTCGCGCGCCGGGCGCTCGCGGCCGGCCCGGGCGGGGGCACCGCCTCGGCGGACGCCGCTGAGTACCTGCTCGCCACGACGGCGCCCCTCTCGCCGGACGCGGTCGGGGCAGGGGTGGTCCGCCTCGCGGACGGTCCGCGCGTCGTGCACGTGTGGCGCCACCCCGCCGACCCGCTGCTGCCCGGCCTCGCCGCCGCGTGCGACGCGGTCGAGCTCACGCGCCGCCTCGCGGCGGCGGGGGCGCTCGCGGACGGCGAGGTCGTGGAGTCGGTGACGATGGTCGCCTACCGTCCGCTGCGCCGAGCGGTGCTGCGCGCGCGGACGTCCGCGCGCACGGTCTACGTCAAGGTCGTCCGTCCCGACCGGGCCCGCTCCCTCGTCCGCCGGCACGACCTCTTCCGGACCGCCGCCGTCCGCGCCCCGCGCTGCCTGGCCCGCGACGACGACGGCGTGGTCGTCCTCGAGGAGGCGTTCGGCCCGTCGCTCGCTCAGCATCTCGCGGCGCTCGGCCCCGACGACCAGCCCGCCGCGATCGACCCGCGCGAGCTCCTTCGCGCGCTCGACGCCCTTCCCGCCCGCGCGACGACGCTGCGGCGACGTCCCGCGTGGTCCGAGCGCGTCGAGCACTACGCGGCGTCGGCGCTCGCGGTGCACGGGCTGGACCCGGCCCGCGCGGACCGCGTCGCCCGCGCGGTCCGGACGGCCGTCGCGACGCGCGACCCCGGGCCGGTCGTCGCGACGCACGGCGACTTCTACGAGGCGAACGTCCTGCTCGACCTGGCGGCTCCCGGCGACCCCGCCGCGCCGGGTGGCGGCGCCCGCGTCGGCGTCCTGCTCGACGTCGACACGCTCGGCCCCGGGCACCGCGTGGACGACCTCGCGTGCCTCGTCGCGCACCTCGCCGTGCTCCCGTCGCTCGCCCCGGCGGTGTACGGCGGCGTGGGGGCGCTGGTCGACCGGTGCGTGGCCGTGTTCGACGAGCGCGTCGACCCCGCGGCGCTACGGGCGCGCGCTGCCGGCGTCGTGCTGTCCCTCACGGCGGGCGCGGCGTCCCGGGACCTCGCGGACGCGTGGCTGCGCGTCGCGGAGGACCTGCTGGACGCGGCCCGCGGCGTCACCGACGAGCCGAGCGTCGTTCCTGAGAGCACTCTCATCGGCGCCTCCTCGGCGTCTCACCCGTGACCGCGAGGCTCGGACCATGCACGGCCGAGGGGTCGTGCGCACCATCGGACGAAGGAGAAGGATCATGAAGGCACGCAGCGCATGGATCGTCACCGGGGCGCTCGGCGCGGTCGGTCTCGGGGCTACGGTGGCCGCGGCGCAGGGCGCGTTCGACGCTCCCGAGCCGGCGACCGTCTCACCGTCGGTCCAGGTGGGCACGTCGTCGAGCACGCCGACCGACGCGCCCACCGCGACGGCGACGCCGAGCCCCACCGACGTGCAGAACGGGACGTCGATCACCACCGTCACGGCGAACACGTCCGCCTCCCCGAACACCTCGGGCTCGGCGAACACGTCCGGCTCGGCCGTGACCAGCCAGACCCCGAACACGCCCAACACCCCGCCGACGGCGAACACGGCGAACACCCCGCAGACGCCGAACACCCCGCCCAGCCCGGTCACGCCGCCGTCGCCGCAGTCGGCCGACTGACCGAGGCGCACTCAGGGCCACCGTGCCGAACCCGGGTCTGCGGGTCACGAGGGACCACCTCGCGACCCGCAGGCCCGGGTTCGGCGTGTCAGGGGTGCGTCCGCGCCCGTCGGGTCCCGCAGGTCAGCGGGCGGCGTCGGCGAGCCGGTAGCCCATGCCGCGCACGGTGACGAAGTGCTCCGCGCCGAGCTTGTTGCGCAGGTAGCGCACGTACACGTCGACGACGTTCGACCCGGGGTCGAAGTCGTACCCCCACACGCGCGACAGGAGCTGCTCGCGGCTCAGCACCTGGCCGGGGTTGCGCAGGAACGCCTCGGCGAGCGCGAACTCGCGCGCCGAGAGGTCGACCTCGCGCTCGGCGGTGCGCGCGCGCCGCGTGCGCAGGTCGAGGCTGAGCGCGCCGTGCGTGAGCACCGTGACCTCTCCGGCAGGCTCGGTGCGCAGGCGCAGCCGGATGCGCGCGAGCAGCTCCTCGAACCGGAACGGCTTGGCCATGTAGTCGTCGGCGCCGCCCTCGAGCCCGGCGACCGTGTCCGTGACCGACGTGCGCGCGGTGAGGATGATGACGGGGATCGCGTTGCCCGTCTCCCGCAGGCGGCGCAGCACGGTGAAGCCGTCCTGGTCGGGGAGGCCCAGGTCGAGCACGAGCAGCGCGAAGTCGCCGGTGCTGGCGAGGTCGAGCGCCTCCCGCCCCGTCGCGACGGTCGTGCTGGCGTAGCCCGCGGAGCGCAGGCCCTTCGCGACGAACGAGGCGATCCGGGTCTCGTCCTCCGCGACGAGGATCTGGCTCACCGGGTGGTCCTTCCGTCGGGGGTGGGGTGCGTGGGCGGCTGCTGGGCGTCCGGGCCGACCGCGGGCGGCGTGCCCGGCGCAGGCCCCGACGCCCGGGGAGGCGGCGGGGGCAGCGCGGGCGTGACGGCCGACGGCGCGCTGGGCACGGTCGGCGCGGTGGGCGCCACCCGGGTCGGCGCGGACGGTCGTCCCGGTGCGGCGTCGTGCACGTCGGACGGGGCCTCGACCTGGTCGCGGGGTGCGGCGGCGACGGGGACGAGCGGGAGGTCGAGCGTGAACGTCGACCCGACGCCGGGCGTCGACGCGACGTGCACCCGGCCGCCGTGGCCCCCCGCGATCGCCGCGACGATCGCGAGCCCCAGTCCGGCGCCCTCGGGGTGGGCCGCGCCGGGCGTGGTGGCCTGGGCGAAGCGCTCGAAGATCCGCGCCTGCTGCTCCGGGGCGATCCCGACGCCCTCGTCACGGACCCACACGCGCACGCGCGCGCCGTCGTCGGACACGGCCGAGCCGAGCGCGACGACGGACCCGGGCGCCGAGAACTTCACCGCGTTGGCGGCGAGCTGCAGGAGCGCCTGGGTGAGGCGCTGCGCGTCGGCGCGCACGGCGACGTCGGCCCGGGCGTCGACGAGCCAGCGGCGGTCCCCGAGCGTGCGGACCTTGTCGTGCACGTCGTCGAGGAGGCGCCCGAGGTCCGTGTCGACCGGGCGGACGAAGTCGGGGCGGCCGGCGGTCGCGAGCGTCACGAGGTCGTCCACGAGGCGGTTCATGCGGTCGAGCTCGTCGAGCGCGAGGTCGCGCGTCTCGGACGCGTCGGACGCGTCGTGCGGGTCCATGAGCTCGAGGTGCCCCCGGACCACGGTGAGCGGGGTGCGCAGCTCGTGCCCGACGTCGTCGATGAGCCGCCGCTGCGAGTCGAACGCCCCCTCGAGCCGGTCGAGCATGCCGTTCACCGTGCGCGACAGGTCCGAGAGGTCGTCGTTGCCGGTCACGGGGATGCGCGCGGACAGGTCCGTCTCGCCGATGTCCTGCGCGGTGCGCGAGAGCGTGCGGATCGGCTGGAGGAGGCGCCCGGCGACGACCCACCCCACGACGCCGATGAGCACGAGGGCGCCGAGCGCCACGACGGCGTAGGTCCGGAAGACCTGCGCGAACTCGGCGTGCTCTGCCGAGCGGTCGTAGGCGAGCACGAGGGCCGCAGGCGCCTGACCGGCCGGCGCGCCCGTGCCGCCGACGGAGCGGACCGGGGCGACGAGGGCGCGGTAGTCGGCCGTCGCGGTCCGCGGCGAGCGCAGCACGACGTCGTCCCCCGCGACGAGCGGCGAGAGCGCGGCGACGAGCTCCGGGTCGTCCTCGAGCCGCAGCCGCACCTCCTGCTGCGAGACGAGCGGCGTGCGACCCTCGCGGAGCCCGAGGACGCCCTCGTTCTGCGCGGGCACGGTGAGCTGGATGGAGGCGACGACGACGTCCTCGGGCGACGTGAACGGCTCGCCGGTGACGGGGTTCACCCCGGACCCGGCGAGGCGCTTCAGCTCGTTCGCGCTCCGGGCGAGGCTCTCGTCGATGCGGTCGTCGATCTGCCCGCGCTGGAGGAACCACGCCGCGCCCCCGGCGAGGAGGAGCGCGAGTGCCGACAGGCCGAGGAACGCCGCGAGCATGCGGGTGCGGACGGTCAGCCCCGCGCGGCGCGTCCGGCGGCTCACCCGTCGCCCCGGTCGGAGCCGCTGCGGTCGTCGTCATCGTCGTCGTCGCTCGACGGCGGGGCCGGCGTCACGCGGTCGTCGTCGTCATCGTCGTCGTCCCCGTCGTGATCGTCGTCGGACGTGGTCGGCGACGGGTCCGGCGTGGTCGTCGGCGTGGTGGGGGTCGCGGGGGCGGGCGTCACGACCACGGCACCCCCGACCTCGCGGTCCTGCGGGCGCGCGGCGAGCGCACCGGCGGCGGCCGCGCCCCCGAGGACGAGCACGAGCGCCCCCACGAGCCACGCGACGGTCCGGCGAGTCATGGCCCCAGTATCCGAGACCAGGATGAGACGCACATGAGAGGTCGGCGGCCGTCAGCCCGCCGCGAGCCAGTCGTCGACGCCGGCCAGCAGGCGCTCCCGCGTGCCCGACGACGCCCGGCTCGCCCGGATCGACGACCGCGCCAGCGCGGCGAGCTCCTCGTCGGAGAAGCCGTGCTCGTGCCGCGCCGTCTCGTACTGCGCCACGAGGCGGGAGCCGAAGAGGAGAGGGTCGTCCGCGCCGAGCGCGACGCGGGCCCCGGCGTCGACCAGCGCCCCGAGCGGCACCTGGCCGGCC
Protein-coding sequences here:
- a CDS encoding L,D-transpeptidase family protein; amino-acid sequence: MDGASAGARTGAAARTTAGDAACVALTAAGRGPGRRGRGGRAASLAVVSTLVAALALAGCQAGLPDLEPGRTPSATADGPATTGPVSPSPTETTPEPTETPTPTPTPEPTETPDPEPSTPPPAPEPTPESPPAPVEPAELARGATGDRVVALQQRLADLGYFIGAPDGDFGGGTQQAVWALQKAAGLSRDGVVGPATQAALDQGVTPQPRSESGKVIEIDLDRQLLLAVEDGRVVTVVNASSGNGESYEAKGRTYRAGTPRGEFHVGRQVDGNHSSSLELGDMWRPKFFTGGIAVHGSGSIPPWPASHGCVRVANSAMNWLWDTWHADPGTTVLVY
- a CDS encoding sensor histidine kinase is translated as MSRRTRRAGLTVRTRMLAAFLGLSALALLLAGGAAWFLQRGQIDDRIDESLARSANELKRLAGSGVNPVTGEPFTSPEDVVVASIQLTVPAQNEGVLGLREGRTPLVSQQEVRLRLEDDPELVAALSPLVAGDDVVLRSPRTATADYRALVAPVRSVGGTGAPAGQAPAALVLAYDRSAEHAEFAQVFRTYAVVALGALVLIGVVGWVVAGRLLQPIRTLSRTAQDIGETDLSARIPVTGNDDLSDLSRTVNGMLDRLEGAFDSQRRLIDDVGHELRTPLTVVRGHLELMDPHDASDASETRDLALDELDRMNRLVDDLVTLATAGRPDFVRPVDTDLGRLLDDVHDKVRTLGDRRWLVDARADVAVRADAQRLTQALLQLAANAVKFSAPGSVVALGSAVSDDGARVRVWVRDEGVGIAPEQQARIFERFAQATTPGAAHPEGAGLGLAIVAAIAGGHGGRVHVASTPGVGSTFTLDLPLVPVAAAPRDQVEAPSDVHDAAPGRPSAPTRVAPTAPTVPSAPSAVTPALPPPPPRASGPAPGTPPAVGPDAQQPPTHPTPDGRTTR
- a CDS encoding response regulator transcription factor; its protein translation is MSQILVAEDETRIASFVAKGLRSAGYASTTVATGREALDLASTGDFALLVLDLGLPDQDGFTVLRRLRETGNAIPVIILTARTSVTDTVAGLEGGADDYMAKPFRFEELLARIRLRLRTEPAGEVTVLTHGALSLDLRTRRARTAEREVDLSAREFALAEAFLRNPGQVLSREQLLSRVWGYDFDPGSNVVDVYVRYLRNKLGAEHFVTVRGMGYRLADAAR
- a CDS encoding aminoglycoside phosphotransferase family protein, whose amino-acid sequence is MTLAPPVPDQRAWLDLLTAPEAGELLAVALGADGASLDTWRVHQVHARPGAEVTVGYDVVARRALAAGPGGGTASADAAEYLLATTAPLSPDAVGAGVVRLADGPRVVHVWRHPADPLLPGLAAACDAVELTRRLAAAGALADGEVVESVTMVAYRPLRRAVLRARTSARTVYVKVVRPDRARSLVRRHDLFRTAAVRAPRCLARDDDGVVVLEEAFGPSLAQHLAALGPDDQPAAIDPRELLRALDALPARATTLRRRPAWSERVEHYAASALAVHGLDPARADRVARAVRTAVATRDPGPVVATHGDFYEANVLLDLAAPGDPAAPGGGARVGVLLDVDTLGPGHRVDDLACLVAHLAVLPSLAPAVYGGVGALVDRCVAVFDERVDPAALRARAAGVVLSLTAGAASRDLADAWLRVAEDLLDAARGVTDEPSVVPESTLIGASSASHP
- a CDS encoding GntR family transcriptional regulator, producing MPPAELRVEIDLRSGLAPYEQIRSQVVAHVAAGRLRVGDRLPTIRALATDLGLAPGTVARAYRELEAAGIVTTRRRAGTVVADGVSPSDVAARHAAHELVRAGREAGLSDDAILDVVRGALLHEPPEPGEAGH